In Paenibacillus protaetiae, the genomic stretch CTCAAACGGGTTTTTCCCTTCACGGTCAAGCTTATTAATGAACGTAAAAATCGGAATGCCGCGTTTGCGGCAAACCTGGAACAGCTTGATCGTTTGGGCTTCGACGCCTTTCGCCACGTCAATCAGCATGACGGCGCTGTCCGCCGCTGTAAGCGTACGGTACGTATCTTCACTGAAGTCTTGGTGACCGGGCGTATCCAGAATGTTGACGCGGTGGCCATTGTAATCAAACTGCATAACACTGGACGTAACGGAGATGCCGCGCTGCTTTTCGATCTCCATCCAGTCCGATGTGGCATGGCGGCTTGCTTTTCTAGCTTTTACGCTGCCCGCCAGACGAATCGCTCCCCCAAACAAAAGCAGTTTTTCCGTCAATGTCGTTTTCCCTGCGTCAGGGTGGGAAATAATCGCAAACGTGCGCCGTTTGTCGACTTCCTTTTGAATCTCATTGTGTAATGTTTGGCTCATACTTGCCTTCCCTTCATTGCCCGCTCCAGCAGTTTCCCCATGCGGACATGCTTACTCTTATTTACAACAGCGTGCCGGCCCCACCTGTTGGCGGGCCGGCTCGTGGAATGCCGCGCTAAAGTCACGCGGCCGTATATCCTTACTTAGCGCTGCTTGTTACCCATATCACCTTATCTTCTTCTTGGCCATTGACCGGCCACCAGTGGAAGCCGTCACGCGCCAGCAATTCATCTGCCGCTTCCGGTCCCCACGAGCCTGCCGGATATAATTTCAAATCATCGGTATTTTCTTTCCAAGCCGCTGCAATGCGGTCTACGAACTCCCATGCCTGGGCAACCTCGTCCCAACGGGTAAAATACGTCGAATCGCCGCGTGCCGCGTCATGGATAAGGCGTTCGTACGCTTCCGGCGTATTCAGCCCGATTTGGCAGCTTTGGCAAAATTCCATCGCCACCGGCTGGACCGAATTGTCCGCTCCCGGCGTTTTGGCATTTATTTTAATATAAATGCCTTCCATCGGGTTGACCCGGATGACAAGCAGGTTTGGCGCAAGATCGTGGCGCTGCGCGAACAGCACGTTTTGCGGCATCGACTTGAATTCGATGACGACCTCCGTTGTTTTGACAGGGAGGCGTTTGCCCGTCCGGATATAAAAAGGCACGCCCGCCCAGCGGAAATTATCGACAGCGACTTTAGCCGCTAAATAAGTTTCGGTCGCGGATTCCGGATTAACGGAATCCTCTGCGCGATAAGCCGGCAGCTCTTCATTCTGCTGCTTGCCGGCCGCATATTGGCCGCGGATAACGTTCTTTTTTACTTCTTCGCTTGTCGCATAAGGGCGGAGCGAACGAAGCACCTTCACTTTCTCGTCGCGGATATGCTCGCCGATCAAGCTGCTTGGCGGCTCCATCGCGATCATCGTCAGCATTTGCAGCATATGGTTCTGCGTCATGTCGCGCAAAGCGCCCGACTTGTCATAATAACCGCCGCGCTCCTCTACACCAACCGTTTCCGACAGTGTAATTTGCACGTTAGCGATATAGTTGTTATTCCAAAGCGGTTCAAAAAAAGCATTGGCGAAACGAATCACCTGAATATTTTGAACCATTTCTTTGCCCAAGTAATGGTCAATCCGGTAAATCTCTTCTTCCTTAAACACTTGGCTAAGCTGGTTGTTCAGCTCTTGTGCGGAAGGCAGATCGTAGCCAAACGGCTTCTCGATAATGACGCGCCTCCAGCCCGTTGATTCCAGGAGGCCGCCGTCGCGCAAATTAAACGACACCGGGCCAAACAAGGATGGCGCAAGCGCCAAATAGAACAAGCGGTTGCCCGGAATATTGAACCTTGCGTCAAGCTCGCTCGTCAGCCGGTTTAAATCCCGGAAGGCTTCCACGTTATTAATATCAAGCGGCATATATTCAAAGTGCTCGGCAAATCGGTTCCATAACTCTACATCGTCAACTTTATAGCGGCAAAATTCAGTAATCGACTCGTATACATCTTCGCGAAATTGCTCTTTTGTACGAGATCTTCTTGCAAGCCCGATAACGGCAAAATTGTCCGAAAGCTTGCCTTCCTTATATAAACTGAATAGGGCGGGAAACAGTTTGCGTTTCGCCAAATCGCCCGTCGCTCCAAACAAATAGTAGACAGCCCCTTGCGCAGGTAACATTTCCGAATTATTGATGGTATGGTTCATCCTCATTCGTCCCCTATTTATTAATGGTTTTTTGTTGAACGATATCTTATGTAGTGTAGCATAATCACCCTTATTTCGCCATTGTTCCCATCATAAAAAAACGTAATGGATAGCGAAACAAAATGTGATTATAAAGGGCCGGTCAAGCTGTAGTCACCCGTAATCAACGGACTGCCCGCGGTTAAAAACCAGTCTTTGCTGTCGGTCTGCTGATGAATGGCAAGCTGCAGATTGGCGTCCTTTCCTTTGCCCACTTTTACAGAAGAATGCAGTTTGGGCGACCAGTAGGATACACTGGACGTCCCGTCGTCCTCATAACGTTCGACCGGCTTTGCTCCAGCCGCTTTTGCCAGTTTTTCCGCACTTTCCCGGCCTGCGGCAACCCCTTTCGCCGAAAGGGAAGCTTTATAAGATGCTCCCTCTTCCTTCAGCCAAGCCTTTATTTTTTGCTCGATTGCAAGGATGCTGCTGACAGCGGCTTTTCCTTCGTCGGGCTGAAACAACAGCAGGAACCGGCTTCCAGCCGGCTGCTGCTCTTGCTTAGGAAGCTCATGCATCGTAAGCGTACCGCCAAACTCGTCAATGCTGATGGTAATGTAATCACCTTCATCGGCAATTAGCTTTCCCTGATTTTGTTCATTATTAGCCGTAAATTGTTTTACTGTTTCTTCCAGAGTAAGCTGCCCCGCCGGGTTGCCTATATCCCAGCGAATGGTCCACTCCGCAGCTGCTGACCCGCCTTTATAACTGCTGTCCGCCCATCGCCACAGCTGGTTCGTATCATTAGCCAAATCATCCTGGTGAAAAGACGCACTCCGGCCGCTCTCGGCGTCACTTTGCGAAACCGCCCATATTCCGCCTAAAAGTAGTGCAAAAAAAGCGATCACAATCGCCAACCGCCCGCTTTTTCCTGCGGCTTGTACTTGCTCTTTCATAAGTATTCGCTCCTTTACGTTTCTTTCCTATTCCCTCTAGGTGTATAACCATACGCAGCAGCCTGTAGGTGAATACACTATCGGAGGTTAAAGAGACAGGGAGGTGTGTGATCCATATGCTTGAGCAACTATTTCCATTAGATGAGCACTATATACAACGATTTATCGGCTTGCCGGTTCATGTGACCATGATGGACGGTTCGCGTTATCGGGGAATTTTAACATCATGCTGGGACGGAATCGTCGGCTTAAACGGGGGTACTGCACAAAATTCGGGGCGTGACGCTTATCTCCTTCATGTTCAGCCTAAAAAATTGAAAAAAAAGAAAACCGCCGTACAGCATAAAAAACGCGGCAAAAATAAGCCGCTTGTGGCAACGCAGGCTTTCCCGTTTGATCCTGCCGATTATGAACCTTTGTATTCCGATTCCGGCAGAAGAGAACGTACAGGCGCAAACAGCGGCAGAACCGGTTCCATTCTGGACCGGACGGGCGCCAATAATGACAGAACCGGTGCAGCCAGCGGCAGGTCCAGATTTTCCGGCGGGGCTTACAACCGGACATCCAATGATTACAGCAGTCACCGAAGCTTCAGCCGCGGATTGAGCAGAGGCACTAGCGGGAACTTTAACGGCAGCTTCACCCGGAACCGCGGATCGTTTACAAGAGGGGCTGACTTTAACAGAAGGCGGCCGTTTTTCCCTGAGCCTGTTGCGCTCGAAATGGAAGATATCGGGTTCCTGCTCGTTATCATCTGACGTTCCGGGCAGAGAAAAAGCTCCTTCTTTTTTTGCGTGTTTGCAAAATAGCAGGAGCTTATTTTTATTCCGCCAATCCATGTTTATGAGCATAGATCGCTGCTTGGGTACGGTCCTCGACCCGCAGCTTATTGAAAATATTGGTCACATGGAACTTGACCGTCTTGACGCCAATGTACAAGCCGTCCGCAATTTCCTGATTCGACATCCCTTGTGCAAGCAGCTTAAGAACATCCATTTCGCGTTCTGTCAGCTCATCATGCAATGAAGCTTGTTCAGCCGCTTTCGGCTGTCTCAGCCGGCTCATCATTTTAGCTGCAACCTGCGACTCCAGCACCGACTGCCCGCGAGCCGCCGCGCGGATCGCTTGCGCAATTTCAGCCGCTCGGGATGTTTTTAACAGGTAGCTGAACGCCCCGGCCTCAATGACCGGATACATCTTGCTGTCATCCAAAAAGCTCGTTAACACAATTACCTTGCAGTCCGGCAGCAGCTCCAGCAGCTTGGCCGTTGTTTCGACGCCATCCATTCCTTCCATGACGAGATCCATCAGCACCACATCGGGCTTATAAGCTTGTGCAAGCCGGATGCCTTCATAACCGTTGCTCGCCTCGCCTACAACTTCAATGCCATCTTCCGTATCCAATACAGCCGCTAGCCCGATACGAACCATCTCATGGTCGTCAACTAACAGCACTTTAATAAGCTGATCGGAATATCCGTTTTCCTTCCGGTCACTCACGTACTAACCTCCCCCTGTCCCTATGAATGATCGCTGCCTTCCAGCGGCAAACGAATATCAATCGTTGTTCCTTCACCCGGATTGGTGGACAGCTTCATGCTGCCTCCAAGTTCGATTACGCGCTCTTCCATCGTTAATAAGCCATATGAAGTTTGTTTTTTGTCTTCTACATCAAAACCAACGCCATTATCCCGAAGAATCATATGAAGGTCATGTCCGGCACGCTTCAAATCAATATCCATCCGGTCCGCTTTAGCATGGCGAAGCGTATTTGACAAGGCCTCCTGGACAATGCGGAACAAATGATCCTCCGCTTCCGGATGCAGAACAATCGTATCATCCACCTGCAAGGCGATATCCATATTGATTTTTTGCTTCAGTTCTTCCACTAATGCAGTAAGCGCCTGCGATAAGTTTTTGCCGTCCAAATGAACAGGCCGCAAATGGAGCAAAAGCGCCCGCATTTCAGATTGCGCCACCGCTGCCATCTCCTCAATCAAATGCACCTGGCGGCGTGCGCGCTCCCAGTCCTTCTCAATTGTTCTGCTAACTGCCGTTGCGGTCATGGAAATGGCAAATAGCTGCTGGCTTACCGCATCGTGAAGCTCCCGGGCAAGCCTTTGCCGCTCTTCAATAACAGCGGAGAACTTCACCTTCTCCTTCCAAATCTCATCCACCGGCTCTTCTTCAAAAGCCGTCTCTTCCGCCGGCTCAGCCGTTTCATCAAGCGTTACACGATATATCCGCTTGCGCTGCTGCTCCGTAAGCCGCTTCAGCGACTCCCGCAGCTTGGAATTTTGCAGCCGGCTGAATACTGCTG encodes the following:
- a CDS encoding sensor histidine kinase; the protein is MANNSQPNGQNKEARRPNITETVIWLLIIVGLVIIVLQAIGYISLGTLQGKAGIVVLTVIGAGLALTAVFSRLQNSKLRESLKRLTEQQRKRIYRVTLDETAEPAEETAFEEEPVDEIWKEKVKFSAVIEERQRLARELHDAVSQQLFAISMTATAVSRTIEKDWERARRQVHLIEEMAAVAQSEMRALLLHLRPVHLDGKNLSQALTALVEELKQKINMDIALQVDDTIVLHPEAEDHLFRIVQEALSNTLRHAKADRMDIDLKRAGHDLHMILRDNGVGFDVEDKKQTSYGLLTMEERVIELGGSMKLSTNPGEGTTIDIRLPLEGSDHS
- the zwf gene encoding glucose-6-phosphate dehydrogenase, producing the protein MNHTINNSEMLPAQGAVYYLFGATGDLAKRKLFPALFSLYKEGKLSDNFAVIGLARRSRTKEQFREDVYESITEFCRYKVDDVELWNRFAEHFEYMPLDINNVEAFRDLNRLTSELDARFNIPGNRLFYLALAPSLFGPVSFNLRDGGLLESTGWRRVIIEKPFGYDLPSAQELNNQLSQVFKEEEIYRIDHYLGKEMVQNIQVIRFANAFFEPLWNNNYIANVQITLSETVGVEERGGYYDKSGALRDMTQNHMLQMLTMIAMEPPSSLIGEHIRDEKVKVLRSLRPYATSEEVKKNVIRGQYAAGKQQNEELPAYRAEDSVNPESATETYLAAKVAVDNFRWAGVPFYIRTGKRLPVKTTEVVIEFKSMPQNVLFAQRHDLAPNLLVIRVNPMEGIYIKINAKTPGADNSVQPVAMEFCQSCQIGLNTPEAYERLIHDAARGDSTYFTRWDEVAQAWEFVDRIAAAWKENTDDLKLYPAGSWGPEAADELLARDGFHWWPVNGQEEDKVIWVTSSAK
- a CDS encoding YwmB family TATA-box binding protein produces the protein MKEQVQAAGKSGRLAIVIAFFALLLGGIWAVSQSDAESGRSASFHQDDLANDTNQLWRWADSSYKGGSAAAEWTIRWDIGNPAGQLTLEETVKQFTANNEQNQGKLIADEGDYITISIDEFGGTLTMHELPKQEQQPAGSRFLLLFQPDEGKAAVSSILAIEQKIKAWLKEEGASYKASLSAKGVAAGRESAEKLAKAAGAKPVERYEDDGTSSVSYWSPKLHSSVKVGKGKDANLQLAIHQQTDSKDWFLTAGSPLITGDYSLTGPL
- a CDS encoding LuxR C-terminal-related transcriptional regulator, translating into MVRIGLAAVLDTEDGIEVVGEASNGYEGIRLAQAYKPDVVLMDLVMEGMDGVETTAKLLELLPDCKVIVLTSFLDDSKMYPVIEAGAFSYLLKTSRAAEIAQAIRAAARGQSVLESQVAAKMMSRLRQPKAAEQASLHDELTEREMDVLKLLAQGMSNQEIADGLYIGVKTVKFHVTNIFNKLRVEDRTQAAIYAHKHGLAE